CAGCTACGAGATCTCGCCGGAACATGCCTTCGGCCAGCACAACCCGCAGAACATCCAGTCGTTGCCGCGCGACAGTTTCGACGACACCGACGAGCTGGAAGAGGGCCTGGTGATGTCGTTCGCCGACCCGGCGGGCGGCGAGTTGCCGGGAGTGATCGCCGAGATCGGCGACAAGCGCGTCGAGGTGGACTTCAATCACCCGCTGGCGGGGCGTACCCTGACCTTCGACGTCGAGGTGATCGAGGTGCGGCCGGCGACGACCCACTGAGCCGCCGCGTAGCGCTTTTCATAGACATACACCGCCATTGATACCGCGCGTATCGAGCGAGGCAGACATGCAGATCAAGTTGGCCAATCCCCGCGGCTTCTGCGCGGGCGTCGATCGGGCGATCGATATCGTCAACCGGGCGCTCGACGTGCTGGGCCCGCCCATCTACGTGCGCCACGAAGTCGTGCACAACCGCTTCGTGGTCGACTCGTTGCGCGAACGCGGGGCGATCTTCGTCGACGAGCTCGACGAGGTGCCCGACGACGTCACGGTGATCTTCTCCGCCCATGGCGTGTCGCGTGGCGTTCAGCAGGAGGCCGAGCGGCGCGGGCTGAAGATCTTCGACGCCACCTGCCCGCTGGTCACCAAGGTGCACATGGAAGTGCTGCGCTACGCCAAGCGCGGCCAGGAGTGCATCCTGATCGGCCATGCCGGCCACCCCGAGGTGGAGGGCACCATGGGCCGCTACGACACCTCGCACGGCGGCGCCGTCTACCTGGTCGAGGACGAGGCCGATGTCGCCGCCCTCGAGGTCAAGGACCCCGAGCGGCTGGCCTTCGTCACCCAGACGACACTGTCGATGGACGATACCGCGCGGGTGATCGATGCCCTGCGCGACAAGTTCCCGGCCATCCAGGGGCCGCGCAAGGACGACATCTGCTACGCCACCCAGAACCGTCAGGACGCGGTGCGCGAGCTGGCCGCCGACTCGGATCTGGTGCTGGTGGTGGGCAGCGTCAACAGCTCCAACTCCAACCGCCTGCGCGAACTCGCCGAGCGCATGGGCACGCCGGCCAGGCTGATCGACGACGCCAGCCTGATCGAACCGGAGTGGCTGGAAGGCGTCGAGCGCATCGGCATCACCGCCGGCGCCAGCGCCCCCGAGGTGCTGGTCAAGGGGGTGATAGAACGGCTGCGCGCACTGGGCGCCGAGGTCCCCGAGGAACTCGAAGGCCGCGAGGAGAACATTACCTTCTCCATGCCGAAGGAGCTGAGAGAGCAGGTCATCGTCAGCGACTGAGACAATTCCCTCCTCGAACGTTGAAAAGTCGGGCATATGCCCGACTTTTTTATGGATTAATCCCTGACGCGCTGCGCTAGACTGATACATATTGAAACAATACCGTCGCCGTTCGAGGACTCCCTGTGCGCCAAGCCGGCTTCACTCTGATCGAACTGCTCGTGACGATAGCTCTAGTTGCCATCGTGGCAGGTATAGCAGTGCCTAACTTTTCAGGATTGGTGAGCGAAAACAGGTTGTCAGCATTGACTACAAATCTTAATGCTGCTCTACGACTTGCTCGTAGCGAAGCGATTAAGCGCAACCAGCGTTTGACGCTATGTGGGATAGTCAAATGTGACGGCGATTTCAGTGCCGGCTGGCAGCTAAAGACGACAATCAATAGCGATCCGCCCTTGCGAGAGCAAGCCTTCGATGACAATTCGGCGAGCGCAGTGGGCGAGGCTCCCTTCGTATTCAACCCACTCGGGGAATTGGCGCCCGGTAGTGGCCAGTGTCTCGTAGTCAGTGTGGGCGGTGCCAGTCAGGCGCTGCAAGCTACGCCGAGTGGGGCCATTCGATCGATAGAGACCTGCCCATGATCGTTTCTCGCCAAACGGGTGTGTCATTGCTTGAGGTCTTGATTTCGCTGCTTGTGCTGGCGATCGGGATCTTGGGGATAGTGGCATTACAAACCAAATCACTTGCGCTGGTGCAGGAAGCCTACTGGCGGGGTCAGGCAGTAGGCCTTGCATATGACTTGGGGGACCGTTTACGAGCCAACTCTAGCCAGCTGTCAGGTTATGCCACCGACATGGACGATGATGCCCCTCAAGGCAGTGGCTTGGTCAACATAGATCTGGCGGGATGGCTAAACGATTTAAACGCTATCTTACCTAATGGTGACGGCAGCGTAGCAATCGATGGCGATCAGGTAACAATTACAGTCCAGTGGAACGCTTCGCCACGACTGGAGGGAACTTTGCAGTCCTCTGTGACGAAGGTAAATTTATGAGCCGTTACTCACCGATTTTGCCAAGACATCAACGAGGGTTGACCCTCGTCGAGCTGATGATTTCGTTGGTCTTGGGACTATTAATTACCGCGGGTATTTATCAGCTATTCAATGTTACGCAGCGGACATACCGTTTTGAGCAGGCAGTGGCTGATGTTCAGGAAAATGGCCGTTTCCTGATTAACGTTTTTCAGCGCGAACTCCGCCATTCAGGGTTTCCGCCAGCCTGCCAAGGCGCGTCAGGCCCTGGAGAGTCGCTAACGCTCAACCTCCAATCAAGCAAAAAGACAAAGGAAGCTATTTTTCCCGATGGCCGCTTTGATGCAATCGGAGGCTGGTCAGAACGGCCTGCAGAAGGAGGGTATGCGCAGCAACTTGATTCTGGCGATTATCAAAAAGGAGATGCTTTATTAGTTCATCATGCCGCTAACCCGGCTGGTCTAGTCGTGGATGAACCCATTAACATAGGTGATAAAGATATAACATTGGCAGAAGGGGCGAGCGTCAAAGCGGGTGATATCTTCGCCTTGGCTTTTCAGAACCGGTGCGAGGTGATTGAAAATACCCAAGATGGTAAACTTATAGTTCCGAGTGGCTTTTCATATGGATTTCCTCCCGAAGATGACGGCACTTGGATTGGCGCCCTGGTCGGAGATATTTATTACATCGGCTGGGATGATCCGCGACAGGAACCGGGATTGCGCCGATTGAATCTTCTTACCGGACAAAGTGAAACCTTGGCCAGCCCGGTTGTTGACCTGGAAGTGCGCTATTTGGTTGATGATAATTACCAGGAGGCCCCAGATAAAGGTGATTGGAATAAGATAACGGCGGTCAGGGTGAGCCTGCTATTACGGGGGGCAACGCGAAATGTTCTTGAAACACCGGCTCAGGTTAAAGCAGGTGATATCGACTTCATGGCGCCTGACGACGACCTGCGTCTCTACCAGGGTTTTACCACGACGGTAGCGTTGCGTAACCGGCTGATGGAGGGGAAGCAGTGACAGCATCCCTTTATGACTTGCCGACACGACGATCTCAACAGGGGGTCGTGCTTGTCGTGTCGCTAATATTTCTACTTTTGTTGAGTTTGCTGGGACTTGCCTCTATCCAAAGTGCAACCTTGCAAGAGCGCATGGCAGGTAATCAGCGTGATCACGATATGGCCTTTCAGGCTGCGGAGGCGGCATTGCGCTGGGCGGAGAGCCAGGCAAAGAAAGGCAATGCCATCAATGACACGGCTTGGTCAGAAAAGAAAGAAATGGATACTTATAATTTAGGCGATATCAGGTTGAACCGTAATCCCCAGTATTATATATGGTCGGGAGGGCAGGCCGTAGAAGGCGACGATAACATTAATGGTAAACCCCTCTACCAGATAACCGCAATAGGATACGGCGGATCGCCCAATAGTCGTGTGGTATTGCAAAGTTGGTACGTGCCTGATTAAAATTGAGGTTGGTTTATGCGTATAATGCGTGCCGTTATTTTATTTTCACTGAGCCTCTGCGGGTTGCTGGTGGCAGTGAACGCATGGTCCAAGAGCTTGTCTCAGACACCGCTCTCGGCGGGAGCGCGTGTTGACCCGAATTTGATGTTCATAATTGATGATTCGGGCTCGATGCGTTTCGAGATCATGCCAGAATCCAATATTGCCCTTGCATCGCGTTTTGTGTATCCAAGGGCGGAAGGTACATACCAAGTTAGGGGGTCTGAATATCAGAATAATGTGCCTACCTTTGATGAAAGCGACCCCTACAATGCCTATAGTCGCTCACCGCAGACTAACACGCTTTATTACAACCCTTCCGTTACCTATCGCCCCTGGGTAAAAGCCGATGGTGCGCGCATGGCCGATGCCTCACCACGTCTAGCGCCCGATAATCCTGCCTTTCCTGAGCGAGGGCGCCGAAACTTGACGCAAGAGTCGACCGAGAGAGCAGCTCAGTGGGTAGGCAGTTGCGATACCATCACGGAGAGTGGTCCCTCGGGTTGTCAAGCTGTCATCAATTCTAGAAATAATCGCTATTTATTCAATTATCAGGAAACTTTTTATCCAGCAGTCTATTTTTGGTACAAAGGGGGTGGGTATAATAATATAAATAATTATCGGCGCACTGAAATTCGCCCTGATAATTCTCCTTTTGTTGGAGAGGGGCGTGAAAATCGTGTGGATTGTGCTAACTCGACAGCGATGCCGGCAAGTTGTACCTACCAAGAAGAGATGCAGAATTTTGCTAACTGGTATACTTATTACCGCTCGCGGACTTTGGCAGCGCGAGCCGGGGTCGGTCAGGCTTTTTCCCAGATTGGCGCAACAGTTCGGGTCGGTTTCGATACCATAAATAGCGGTAGTTATTATGACACTGCCAATGGGAACGTTTCTGATGGAGTACGTACTTTTTACGGTCAGGGCCGCGGTCGTTTCTATGATCGGCTGTATGAACATGATGTGCCTGCAGAAGGTACTCCGTTGCGGCGCGGCTTGCAAAGAGCTGGCAATTATTATCAGTACAGGGATGAACCCTGGCGTGATGACCCTAGTTCCAACCAGAGTGTGGGCTTTCAATCCTGTCGGGCTGGCTATACGGTGTTGATGACCGATGGTTATTGGAGTGGTGGTCCTCCTGTCGGTATTGGCAATGATGATGGACAAGCCGGCCCAACGATTAACGGGGCCAGTGGGCAGAGTTACCGTTATCCGGCTAATCCGCCTTATGCTGACAACACAGCACTTACCTTGGCTGATGTGGCGATGAACTATTGGAAACGAGACTTGCGTGTTGACTTGGCCAACGATCTGCCGGTCAGCGGTCAGGATCCGGCCTTTTGGCAGCATATGACGTCCTTTGGCATTGGTTTTGGAGTCGAGGGAAACGTCAACGCCAATACTGCCTGGCAAGCGGTAGCTGATGGTTCCCCAGTGGATTGGCCCGATGCCAATGATTTTAATAGCCCGGACAGTACCCGTGCGAACCGGGCTCGGCTCGATGACCTGCTGCATGCCGCAATCAATGGCCATGGCGGCTTCTTCAATGCTGCCGATCCACAATCTTTCGCCGATGGTCTCGATGCAGTACTTGGTGCTATCGTTGCTCGAGAGGAGGCTTCGGTGGTGCCGGTTGCGGTAAGTAGTGACGCCATTGACGAGGATACCAGAATGTTTTCCGCTGGTTTCCGCAGCATCGACTGGTCCGGGCAACTTAAAGGTTATCAGTTGTTGCCAGGCGGCAAGCGCAAACTTCTATGGGATGCTGAGTCTATGCTGCGAGAGCAGTCACCTGACGATCGGTTGCTGCTCACTTCAAAAGGAGGTAACGGGGTAGAGTTGGCACCTCAGAATAGCAGTTTAAGTGCTGATCAGGTACGTTGGTTGAAAGGGGCTTCGGTGGATGGGATGCGAAGCCGTATCCCGGATGGCCAGAATGCCCCCAACCTGCTTGGTGATATCGTCAATAGTGCGCCCTTTCTTCTTTCGCCTCCCCAGGAAAGTCAGCGTCCTGGGGTGATATTCGTCGGCGCCAATGACGGCATGCTGCATGCATTTTCCGCTGACAGTGGAAAGGAGCTTTTCGCTTATCTTCCTAGTGAGCTTGTGACATCGGATTCCGGGCAAGCTTCGCCACTCGAATCGCTGATGCAGCCTGACTATACGCATCGTTATTTTGTCGATGGCTCGGCGGTGGCGCGCAATGTGGAAATCGATGGCGGACCTGAAGCCGTGGTAGTAGGTACGATGGGCGCGGGGGGGCGCAGTGTCTTTGCCCTCGATGTGAGTGACCCAGCCGATATGAAGCCAGAGGACGTGCTTTGGGAATTCTCGAATCCTAACTTGGGGGAAGGCGTCACTCGCCCCGCCATTTCTCGAGTAATTTATAATGGAGAGCCTCGCTGGGTTGCGTTGTTTGGTAATGGTTATAACAGTGTTTTCGGGCGTGCGAGTCTGTTCGTGGTGGACCTGGTAAGTGGCGATCTTCTCAAGCGATTTGATACCAACGTGGGCAGCCTGCAAGAGTCGAATGGCTTGGGGCCCCCCACCGCGACCCGCTGGCCCGACTACATGGGGGCGAGTACCTATGCTTACGCTGGCGATCAGCAGGGCAACATGTGGCGTTTTGATTTAACCGACCTGAAGTTTGATTTAATCGGTATAAACAACAAGTCTGTCAGGTTGCTGGCGGGGCAATCTTCTCAGCCAATTACAGCACCTCCTCAGTTAGAGTTCAAACCCGGCGACTCAAGTACATTGATGGTGCTGTTCGGTACCGGTAGCTTCCAGTTTGTTGATGACCGCAGTGACCGTAGCATACAGCGTCTCTACGGACTGGAAGACAATGGAGATGCAAACCCGGTTCCGGTGGAGGCCGAAACACCCAACCTGGCTAAGCAAGAGATTACCTCCATGACCAGGGTCGACGGCAAGCTCGTGCGTGGCGTGACTAATAAGCCGGTAGCAGAAAATCAGCGAGGTTGGTATCTGCAGTTGCCACCAGGCGAGCGGATGGTTTCGATGCCGACGCTACCTACCGGTATCTACCACCAGCGCGCACTATTCGCAACCTTGAGTCCTCTATTTGGCCAATGCTCTGCAGGCATCGATGGGTATGTGTATGGTCTGCGCATCGATACCGGGGGTAGCGGGATGCGTGCTTTTTTCGATGTTAACGGCGATAAAAAGATTGATGGTAGCGACAATATCACGGACCAGATTGGTAATGTTCAAATAGTTGCTGGGTTGCAGCTCGGTAGTGGTCAGTCTCAGGTTGCGGTTAATGATCCAGAAAATGATAACGACGTTCTTGCGGGCACTATTGATAGTGGCGGTAGTGGCGGTGGTCGTATAGAGGCTTCGCCCGGTGAGGCCGGACGTCAGTCTTGGCGTCAAGTTTTTAATTATTAGGGGTTCATATGGACAAGGCAAGCCGGGAAAGACAATGGCGTGAGCAAGGCTTTACATTGATCGAAGTGATGATCGTGGCAGCGATTATCGCTATTCTTGCGACCATTGCCTATCCCAGCTATCAGCGCTACGTCAGCGACACTTG
The genomic region above belongs to Halomonas zincidurans B6 and contains:
- a CDS encoding PilW family protein, with the translated sequence MSRYSPILPRHQRGLTLVELMISLVLGLLITAGIYQLFNVTQRTYRFEQAVADVQENGRFLINVFQRELRHSGFPPACQGASGPGESLTLNLQSSKKTKEAIFPDGRFDAIGGWSERPAEGGYAQQLDSGDYQKGDALLVHHAANPAGLVVDEPINIGDKDITLAEGASVKAGDIFALAFQNRCEVIENTQDGKLIVPSGFSYGFPPEDDGTWIGALVGDIYYIGWDDPRQEPGLRRLNLLTGQSETLASPVVDLEVRYLVDDNYQEAPDKGDWNKITAVRVSLLLRGATRNVLETPAQVKAGDIDFMAPDDDLRLYQGFTTTVALRNRLMEGKQ
- a CDS encoding pilus assembly PilX family protein, whose translation is MTASLYDLPTRRSQQGVVLVVSLIFLLLLSLLGLASIQSATLQERMAGNQRDHDMAFQAAEAALRWAESQAKKGNAINDTAWSEKKEMDTYNLGDIRLNRNPQYYIWSGGQAVEGDDNINGKPLYQITAIGYGGSPNSRVVLQSWYVPD
- a CDS encoding GspH/FimT family pseudopilin, with translation MRQAGFTLIELLVTIALVAIVAGIAVPNFSGLVSENRLSALTTNLNAALRLARSEAIKRNQRLTLCGIVKCDGDFSAGWQLKTTINSDPPLREQAFDDNSASAVGEAPFVFNPLGELAPGSGQCLVVSVGGASQALQATPSGAIRSIETCP
- the ispH gene encoding 4-hydroxy-3-methylbut-2-enyl diphosphate reductase is translated as MQIKLANPRGFCAGVDRAIDIVNRALDVLGPPIYVRHEVVHNRFVVDSLRERGAIFVDELDEVPDDVTVIFSAHGVSRGVQQEAERRGLKIFDATCPLVTKVHMEVLRYAKRGQECILIGHAGHPEVEGTMGRYDTSHGGAVYLVEDEADVAALEVKDPERLAFVTQTTLSMDDTARVIDALRDKFPAIQGPRKDDICYATQNRQDAVRELAADSDLVLVVGSVNSSNSNRLRELAERMGTPARLIDDASLIEPEWLEGVERIGITAGASAPEVLVKGVIERLRALGAEVPEELEGREENITFSMPKELREQVIVSD
- a CDS encoding pilus assembly protein — encoded protein: MRIMRAVILFSLSLCGLLVAVNAWSKSLSQTPLSAGARVDPNLMFIIDDSGSMRFEIMPESNIALASRFVYPRAEGTYQVRGSEYQNNVPTFDESDPYNAYSRSPQTNTLYYNPSVTYRPWVKADGARMADASPRLAPDNPAFPERGRRNLTQESTERAAQWVGSCDTITESGPSGCQAVINSRNNRYLFNYQETFYPAVYFWYKGGGYNNINNYRRTEIRPDNSPFVGEGRENRVDCANSTAMPASCTYQEEMQNFANWYTYYRSRTLAARAGVGQAFSQIGATVRVGFDTINSGSYYDTANGNVSDGVRTFYGQGRGRFYDRLYEHDVPAEGTPLRRGLQRAGNYYQYRDEPWRDDPSSNQSVGFQSCRAGYTVLMTDGYWSGGPPVGIGNDDGQAGPTINGASGQSYRYPANPPYADNTALTLADVAMNYWKRDLRVDLANDLPVSGQDPAFWQHMTSFGIGFGVEGNVNANTAWQAVADGSPVDWPDANDFNSPDSTRANRARLDDLLHAAINGHGGFFNAADPQSFADGLDAVLGAIVAREEASVVPVAVSSDAIDEDTRMFSAGFRSIDWSGQLKGYQLLPGGKRKLLWDAESMLREQSPDDRLLLTSKGGNGVELAPQNSSLSADQVRWLKGASVDGMRSRIPDGQNAPNLLGDIVNSAPFLLSPPQESQRPGVIFVGANDGMLHAFSADSGKELFAYLPSELVTSDSGQASPLESLMQPDYTHRYFVDGSAVARNVEIDGGPEAVVVGTMGAGGRSVFALDVSDPADMKPEDVLWEFSNPNLGEGVTRPAISRVIYNGEPRWVALFGNGYNSVFGRASLFVVDLVSGDLLKRFDTNVGSLQESNGLGPPTATRWPDYMGASTYAYAGDQQGNMWRFDLTDLKFDLIGINNKSVRLLAGQSSQPITAPPQLEFKPGDSSTLMVLFGTGSFQFVDDRSDRSIQRLYGLEDNGDANPVPVEAETPNLAKQEITSMTRVDGKLVRGVTNKPVAENQRGWYLQLPPGERMVSMPTLPTGIYHQRALFATLSPLFGQCSAGIDGYVYGLRIDTGGSGMRAFFDVNGDKKIDGSDNITDQIGNVQIVAGLQLGSGQSQVAVNDPENDNDVLAGTIDSGGSGGGRIEASPGEAGRQSWRQVFNY
- the fkpB gene encoding FKBP-type peptidyl-prolyl cis-trans isomerase produces the protein MSEYRIGEGMEVTLHFTLKLEDGTVVDSTRDKQPATFQVGDGNLPPGFEAPLTGLTDGETGSYEISPEHAFGQHNPQNIQSLPRDSFDDTDELEEGLVMSFADPAGGELPGVIAEIGDKRVEVDFNHPLAGRTLTFDVEVIEVRPATTH
- the pilV gene encoding type IV pilus modification protein PilV, which produces MIVSRQTGVSLLEVLISLLVLAIGILGIVALQTKSLALVQEAYWRGQAVGLAYDLGDRLRANSSQLSGYATDMDDDAPQGSGLVNIDLAGWLNDLNAILPNGDGSVAIDGDQVTITVQWNASPRLEGTLQSSVTKVNL